ATGGACAGTGGATCTGTattaattttgtgcttttaatttgatgttgttcttgtcttagttttacaaaaacacataataaataagatcaattagatcccTATAATGTATGCCTTCCACCCCACCATGGTCCGCTGGAGATttttgggaacacaagccggtcagTGGGTCCCAAAATGTTGGGGACCTTTGCTTTAGGTGACTTGCGATTCAGTGGTGTAAAATTTTGCATGGTTATCACTGTTAATTAGTATGCgcctacagtacatactgtagtagcTTAAAAGTAAGTTACGCTGTGAAACTGTAGAGGGAGCCTAGGAAGGAGTAAAACAAAAGCCACTGAGGTCATACAATTCAGAATTTCACAAAATGTTTCGGAAAAAATTTGCCTTTCACACTACACAGAACTTTGGACGGCTGTCATGCATGACGTCGGCACATTTAGTCTTTCTCACATTTGATATCGGTTAACTTAACAATTGTGTGACAGttaggatttttaaaaaaagatatgcAAGAAGAAGAGGCGTGTCCATAATGCAACTGACCTTCacattaccgtaaattccggtttgtaagccgctacttttttctttaactttgaaccctgcggcttatacagcggtgtggctaatttatggctaaattcttatcttgtgacatctcctttacttcagaactattactaattgtttaaatactgtgccccTCACAAGTAAGTGAGGAAAGATAGCCCTTTCTTTTGCAGGAGACAATtatgagctatcagtgcactcacaacaagcttgtcaaccctttgcaggaggtcattttatatatatacagcatataccagtataacactctgactcacggtgtcatctttcaaaggacactttactaacaagacagcaaattcatcacacagcaacttaacattcaAACGTAGTACCtgagaaatacacaaacatgtcctaatatgagttaaaaatgaaaaaaacccaacagtttaaagttttcccataagacattgcgtctgagcaacacattaattggggcactgcaatgaagtcagcttccctctgggctttgggctcTGGGTCCTCTGGCTGCCTCtgatggacagaggcagcattgcaacactatccaccattttctttgctttctatgctcctccaGTGAAATGGTATtctcaaacgaaatgcattatgggaaaacttaaaaatgtttttttttcccatattaagctcgtattggtacatgtttctaAATTTGTGAGGTATaccgtttgagtgttaagttgctgtgtgatgagtttaatgttagTAAGATGAAACTGTTAGTCAGATTGTTATATTtggtaatgacctcctgcaatttccaatggtttGACAAGCTTGTCATAAGTTTTTTCATAGCCCAGATTGGTTGACTCTCGTCACAGACTCTTgcatgccacaatatgccattttacgACGTGGACACTTATACACCAGTGCGGCTTGTATATGTGCAAAtcattttttcctctaaatttagtaggtgcggcttatacagcggaatttacggtacatcTTTGTCATTCATCATTAACGTTAAGaccaaaagtattttattgtttttatgtatttgtatgaaTATTTCTCTTAACAGTAGAATGCGGGACATTTCAGTGATTGACTTATTATTACAATGTTATGAGTGACCCTGACCCTGGTACAGAAATTttgattttcattatttcctttGGGAAAATTGATTTCTAAATTTGGGGTCAACCAGCATACTGGAACGAATTGTGTTCATTAGAGGTTTCACTGTAATCCTTACTCTTGTGTTAACACGACCGTGGTTTGCTGGTCTCTCTACAGGTTTGATTTTTGTGGTGGACAGCAATGACCGTGAGCGTGTGAATGAAGCCCGAGAGGAACTCATGAGGATGCTGGCTGAGGATGAGCTGCGGGATGCTGTTCTTCTCGTCTTTGCCAACAAGCAGGTATAGTTTTTGTCGTCTCTAACTGTTTTGCCCGTTGTATCACCCAATGAAATGCCACCATTTTTCCTCAGGACCTGCCCAACGCCATGAATGCCGCAGAGATTACTGACAAACTGGGTCTGCACTCCCTGCGCCACCGCCACTGGTATATTCAGGCCACCTGTGCCACGAGCGGCGACGGCCTCTATGAGGGCTTGGACTGGCTGGCCAATCAGCTGAAGAACAAAAAGTGAAGCACGTGTCCTGGAGAGTGGGGAagagcctgggtgccagctccAGGCCGTACTTGTGGATACATCCACGGAGAGGCAGAGCTGAAAGGCTCCTTGCAGGTGACTCAATGGCGCCCCATCTCCTCACCTCAAAATGTTCTCTCTTATTCTTTTACtgcattatttattgatttgtttaGATCTGCAGGGAGAGTTTTTAATCATGTGCGAACCAACGTGACCTAAATATCTTGCATTCTATACACTGGATACATAATCATTGGGATGAACAATGTGAATGATATATAATATTACTGTAAAGGAATATGTATTCTTCCTCCTTTGCCGTGTTTATTATGTGTTCAGGGTCTAAACGTGTTTGCAGAGTGATATTACTTAACTGTACTTTCCCTTCCATACTTGatgtaaataaatgtcataATAGTAAAGCTGGAGTAACGCTGTTATCTCAGAATACTATCAAATTGCAAAATATTCATCATTATTTGTCAAAACCAATGTTATACCGAATGATGTACATCAGCGTAAAGTACATATTTTGCTTAAAGTgtctatttagatttttttataaCAATAGATATGTATTTAATTTCACTCCAAACACACTGGATAgtttactttttgtttatttattctgttTAATTGCAATATTTACTGATATGCAGATGGAGTTGATTGGCTCCCATCGAGCTGTCAGATTCATTTACATCACTGCTTCTCATCCAGCATGGTAATACACCAACTCTGGCTTGTGATCTTACGGGGGCAATGACATGCTGCAGACTGCTGTATATAAGACGTATACTGCAGGCTACATGTTGCTATTGGCCAGCATAGCCACTGATGAGCAAGAGAAGCCTCTGTGGTGCAAGCAACTGCATTCTATCTGTCAATGCAATTGTCATTGCTTGATCCCTAATCCTGTGCTTCTTGGCATTACTTGTGGTACCATGAtgcacaaaataacacattttgttgtacaaatgtttattttccaatGGATGGAGTAGTTGTTTAGTGTTCTTAATTTGTTAACCTGGGCATCCGTCTTTGCGAATGTTGACATTGCACTGTTTTCAGAAAAGGAGGCAAGGGAATGCATCAAAAGGCATGTTAATACTGTACAAGATCTGTAATAAAATGAATCCTATACCCTTGTTTTCTCAGTCTTATGACTTGCTGTTGGTTGAAAGCAATGCTGTACTGATAAATGCTAGATGGATTTGGTGTCAACAGCCTTCTAATGTGCAAATGTGTGCATTTCTGTGTCAgcacatttatttacagtatttatgaaACGTATATTATGGTATTTGTGGTCAACATTTTGTTGATGCACCCATTGAAGCTGCATGGTGTGCCAGCATCATTACcaacagcagtgtgtgtgtgtgtgtgtgtgtgtaaggtgCCCTCTGTTGCAATAAGTTTGATGTTGCCTGTGGTTAAATTCCACTTGACAAGCAGGTTTGTCCACATAAATATACTCTACGTCTTATTTCTGCAACAACACACAACAAACTTTGCTATAATTGCAAGACAACAAAAAGACTTGAAGCAGAGCAAAGGGGTCaaagtatttattcattttaaagaatgacaacaaaaatgagTCTTGAGTGTTTAGTTGAGCATTTTCAGTATTTCCGCCTCCATGTCAATTcatgaataaaatgtttttttctcattaatttcCTTCATTATTAATTATCGGTGCTCATTTTGGGTATATTTGCACTTCAGATAGAACGTGTTAAAGGACACATGGTCTATTTCTGAGTATTTAACGgcaaaactaaatgaagatCCCTGATATGACCCTGTTCATTTCACTTAACTCCTATCACACTTGATTTGCATATCAGGTCAGAGGTTACTGATGTTGGATCTGAGAGAGGACTTTCTTGTTCACCATCGCTGTTCTAGATAATTTCCTTCAAGTCGTGGCTGTCAAGTTCTCCTACATCAAACTAATTAAGctgtatgtactttatgtatAATGAAGTGCGACACATGGCACACAGGTCAAATATAAGAtgacttaacaagaaaacttagtAAATTGATGAGAAGCATTCGTTTCGATATTGTTCCATCACGGGAGCGCAACTACAGTACTGAAATTGTGAATATGGAGAAGGAACAAACAGGTCAAAAGGAAATAGATCGGTTAGTTTGGCACAATCATAAAGTTTCCCTGTGGAATAGCTCTGCTCCACAGAGTCACTTAGTCTCATCAGAGGTTGTGTATGGGAGAGTACCACTGTGTCTCCAGGGGTGTGACAGCAGTATGTGAGTCAGAGCTGCTCCCAGGGCTACCAGCTCTCCGGCCCCCTGCAGGACAGCTACAATAGTAGCCCCCAGGGCAGATGCCATAGCTGGGATTCCCACCCGTAACCGGGACGCCTTCGCCCAGGGCACAGACACACTGGCAGCAGCCAC
Above is a genomic segment from Dunckerocampus dactyliophorus isolate RoL2022-P2 chromosome 1, RoL_Ddac_1.1, whole genome shotgun sequence containing:
- the arf3a gene encoding ADP-ribosylation factor 3a, encoding MGNIFGNLLKSLIGKKEMRILMVGLDAAGKTTILYKLKLGEIVTTIPTIGFNVETVEYKNISFTVWDVGGQDKIRPLWRHYFQNTQGLIFVVDSNDRERVNEAREELMRMLAEDELRDAVLLVFANKQDLPNAMNAAEITDKLGLHSLRHRHWYIQATCATSGDGLYEGLDWLANQLKNKK